In one Mangrovibacterium diazotrophicum genomic region, the following are encoded:
- a CDS encoding OmpA family protein produces MKRQLLLFIVSLLVLSASAQTSDRKWAAGVGSGIYGALGESSLGYMPEFYISRYFNPSLDFYISQNFGLANNKIESNLDVSLTTIAVRYKFYNGIILPESSVLKPYVFAGPGYISDNNVNKINFNLGLGAKYPIKRNISLYAQVGYVNGAKVNEHIETWSDDNVVVDRLVPTYRDNLWKATVGIEITIGGSKDSDGDGVPDKKDKCPNTPRDVFVDENGCPIDTDNDGVIDHLDECPTEPGPSSTSGCPDADGDGIPDKDDACPDVKGKKEFNGCPDPNAKKEDEKKTEPSQMTAAEAVKSGNMRVLDIKVRPVYFVVDQSYLTDYTKNKIANLVDMLLKNPAYLVRLWGYTDDLASADYNQKLSEKRAESVMRFMTSMGFDRSRIVSTNGLGEENPVAPNNTEQNRRLNRRVEFEIFVAE; encoded by the coding sequence ATGAAAAGACAACTTCTACTTTTTATTGTTAGTTTACTTGTTTTGTCAGCTTCTGCTCAGACCTCAGACCGGAAATGGGCTGCAGGAGTTGGTTCCGGTATTTACGGCGCGTTGGGTGAGAGCAGCTTGGGCTACATGCCTGAGTTTTATATCAGCCGTTATTTTAATCCTTCGCTCGACTTCTATATCAGTCAAAATTTCGGATTAGCTAACAATAAAATTGAAAGTAATCTGGATGTATCGTTAACGACAATTGCGGTTCGGTATAAATTCTATAATGGAATAATTCTTCCGGAAAGTAGTGTCTTGAAGCCCTATGTTTTCGCGGGCCCCGGATACATTTCGGATAACAACGTAAATAAAATCAACTTCAATTTAGGACTTGGTGCGAAATATCCGATCAAGCGTAATATTTCGTTGTATGCGCAAGTTGGCTACGTGAACGGTGCTAAAGTAAATGAGCATATCGAAACTTGGTCCGATGACAATGTGGTTGTTGATCGTTTGGTGCCAACATACAGAGATAACCTATGGAAAGCAACTGTTGGCATCGAGATCACGATTGGAGGATCGAAAGACTCGGATGGAGACGGTGTTCCGGATAAAAAAGACAAATGTCCAAATACGCCTCGCGATGTTTTTGTTGATGAGAATGGTTGCCCGATTGATACGGATAATGACGGGGTAATTGATCACTTAGATGAATGCCCGACAGAGCCAGGCCCAAGTTCAACAAGTGGCTGCCCGGATGCGGATGGTGATGGTATCCCCGATAAAGACGATGCCTGCCCGGATGTGAAAGGCAAGAAAGAGTTTAACGGCTGTCCGGATCCGAATGCCAAGAAAGAGGATGAGAAGAAAACTGAACCATCCCAAATGACCGCAGCTGAAGCGGTGAAAAGTGGCAACATGAGGGTGCTGGATATTAAAGTGAGACCGGTTTATTTTGTGGTAGACCAGAGTTACCTGACCGATTATACCAAGAACAAGATCGCGAATCTGGTGGATATGCTGCTGAAAAATCCGGCCTACCTTGTACGCTTGTGGGGTTACACCGACGATTTGGCCAGCGCAGACTACAACCAAAAGCTTTCGGAAAAGAGAGCTGAATCGGTGATGCGCTTTATGACTAGTATGGGATTCGACCGCAGCCGGATTGTTTCGACCAACGGTTTGGGCGAGGAGAACCCGGTAGCTCCGAACAACACGGAACAAAACCGCCGTCTGAACCGACGGGTTGAATTTGAAATTTTCGTTGCAGAATAA
- a CDS encoding 3'-5' exonuclease, with protein MYTIIDIETTGQSYKDGKITEIAAYRHNGIEVVDSFTSLINPECHIPYFITELTGISNEMVASAPRFYEVAKRLVEITAGTIFVAHNVSFDYKFIQEEFKRLGYEYKRKTMCTVKLSRKYLPGHPSYSLGRICDDLNIGIDGRHRASGDALATVKLFELILHKHINGTPNGDARQPKLF; from the coding sequence TTGTATACCATCATCGACATAGAAACCACGGGACAGAGTTACAAAGACGGCAAGATTACTGAAATTGCGGCCTACCGGCACAACGGAATTGAAGTTGTCGATTCATTTACCAGTCTCATCAATCCGGAATGTCACATCCCCTACTTCATCACCGAGTTGACCGGAATCAGTAATGAAATGGTAGCCTCGGCTCCCCGGTTTTATGAAGTAGCCAAACGTCTTGTAGAGATTACTGCCGGAACCATTTTTGTGGCGCACAATGTTTCGTTCGACTACAAATTTATACAGGAGGAATTCAAACGACTGGGCTATGAATACAAACGCAAAACCATGTGTACGGTAAAATTAAGTCGTAAATATTTACCGGGGCATCCATCCTATTCGTTGGGAAGAATTTGCGATGATTTGAACATTGGAATTGATGGCAGGCACCGAGCTTCAGGAGATGCTTTGGCTACTGTGAAATTATTCGAGTTGATTTTGCACAAGCATATTAACGGTACGCCCAATGGTGATGCTCGTCAGCCAAAGTTATTTTGA
- a CDS encoding DUF5606 family protein, producing the protein MLKGILSISGQPGLFKLVAEAKSSIIVESLLTGKRQPAYSTSKISSLEDIAIFTQTGEVALKEVLKSIAEKQNGAEVGKLEGNALKAYFGEVLPEYDQDRVYTSDMKKVIQWYNLLLKNDLLNFDEEAEVEETKDEEK; encoded by the coding sequence ATGTTGAAAGGTATATTATCAATTTCAGGTCAACCAGGACTTTTTAAACTGGTTGCGGAAGCGAAAAGCAGTATCATTGTCGAGTCGCTGTTGACCGGCAAACGCCAACCCGCTTATTCTACTTCTAAAATTAGTTCATTAGAGGACATCGCTATTTTTACCCAAACCGGAGAAGTAGCCTTGAAAGAAGTATTGAAATCAATCGCGGAAAAACAAAACGGTGCCGAAGTTGGAAAACTGGAAGGTAATGCGTTGAAAGCTTATTTTGGCGAAGTATTGCCGGAATACGATCAGGATCGTGTTTACACCTCGGATATGAAAAAGGTGATTCAATGGTACAACCTTCTTTTGAAAAATGATCTGCTGAATTTTGACGAAGAAGCGGAAGTTGAAGAAACAAAAGACGAAGAAAAATAA